A segment of the Asterias amurensis chromosome 11, ASM3211899v1 genome:
AGATTTAGCAtgatttttggcgatatctttaaaactttaaaattgtaaataCCGCCTTTTGAGATTGTTTATTAATAgaaatatatgatttgaggcattgcatggtgaggtatcaatatatatttggtgttaccgcaaatcaaaataaatagaaaaacatCTCTTTTtaggattaaaataaaatgaaacaatcgaacggttccaaaaaccaaaagtatactttgccttttaagGGAGAACACTCAACTAAAATGCAttcaacaattgtataatgtccTTGTTTGAACACTTTTACAACATAAGGTTCATCCAGGTACGACACAGCCGCTACCCTGCCACCCACGTAAGGCCTAATGTCAACAGGAAGGCTTATGAAGATGACACGTTGCCGTTTGATATTAGCACACCTGTAAAAGCAGCCAAATGTGACAGTTCATCTTCGTCATTGCTGCATGATCCACTAATCAAGTGAGTAGTTTGCCAGCAAAGTGAACTCTAAAAACTCTTCAGGGTTCAAATTTCACACTTAGATCGCAGACCCATGGACATTGGTTTCATTGTCGAGCAAGTCAACTCAGGACAGGACAGGTTCTTGTATCCTAAACCTACCTCAAGTTGCCCCTTAACCATggtgaaaatgccttggtgtccttgccttttcaaaaaagaagcatcATGCCTGgaagattcccattgactttaaaatGTTCCAAAGAAagttcatttctcaaaataataattgccTTGCCTTCTCTTTAAGATGAAATTCAGGCCTGTGTACTTTTCTTGCTAATATTTTGAATTCCGTTTCAATTTCAGGAAGTTTGTCAACATCATGAACAAGAAAGGCAAAAAAGAAACTGTACGAAAAATAATGAATGAGGTGAgtgtaaataataacaaaattttaaaggcactgaacacatttggtaattgtcaaagaccagtattctcacttggtgtatcccaacattatgcatgttaaacatgtaaacaaaaattgttcagttgttcatcaaaattgcaagagaataatgaaagaaaaagcctccttgttgcattactttgtgtgcttacagacaATGTCAGATGCATaactaaaaggcttcagctgaagtcttattttttttaatgcgaaattacatgtacctctgtcacaaaaactacattatttcagagggagccgtttctcacaatgctttatcaacagctctccattccgttaccaagtaattttttatgctaaaaattaaactatcaatagtgtccagtgccattaactCTTCACCATTTCAAGTCGTATTTGCAAAAAGAACTTCCGTGCTGACCTGCGGAAATATTGTTCAGAACTTTTGAGTTTTTTTAGTGACCATTTTCCTCTGAAAATATTGTTGCTACAGTGAAACCCTGACTTGACAAACACAAGACAACAAATGTTCTCATAATGTACAGTAGTTCTGGGATTTTAGGTTGATGTTTGAGAATTTGCAGAACCTCTGCCTTGAGGAAAAGGTGTCATGGTATGATGGAATCTCTGAACGCTTACACTTATGTCTTAATGAGCGGAATATAATGACAAACAATATTGACAGCTTTTTCCATTCCTGTTTGACACATTTGTACAACAAGAATCCTACCAAGAAAAcctctgatttcacaatgactataaTAACGTATTGCCTCTAGTTACTGTATCACAATTTaatgatttgtgcaattcataatcgtaGAGGTTAAAGCGATGTTTatttgagagagattggctattgctagcttggtgtttatatcccctcgaaattgttaaaaaaatgttttgaagcTTACAGAGAATTTTTTACTCTGCAGACTCTAGAAAAGATCAAGATTGATCAACTGCAGAAATACAACAAAGCCCTAGAGGCGGAGAAGTCAAGCGTCGAGACCAACCCTCGTGTCATCTTCTATAAGGCCATAGAGAACTGCAAACCTCTCATGGGTCTTGCTGTCGTCAAGAAAGGTGGAAAGAATTACCAGGTACAGCAACTACTTTTTTAATCGGGGGAAGTTTGTGGTaccaccatgtgtaaatctcttttgagttgtaTTGGTTTTGAGTAGAACcaggcccaatatcatggctctgcttgtcATACTCAAATAATTGGCGCTTACTGAAGCAGAGGATTCTACGcttcaagcgtatttcactggttggtaagaaatttttgcttgtgtgcatgcgtactccacgttacaaggcattctttgcttacacagctagcgcagaaatttggtgcttgcacagtaagcagagaatggtgattgtaagcgcagaattctacggtaagcacagccattaaattgggccttggtggttgacaacttaatgtttcgatcagtatgctctgatcgtcttcaggaggatAGTGATcaaaccaccggttcttctcgGAACAACTCaagagagatttacacatgatgctacctcaaacctcacctgattatattcccaccatgtaaagtttttAATCCAACTAACTAAAAGATATATTACCCCTTCACACTCTGTAAGGATGCAGATATGTGTATCATCtgggagcctggctggtagagcagcaGAATGCACTTCCTTCCCAACTTAAAAGTTGAAAAGGGAACAAACGCTTCAGCAATTTCACTGGCTCTTTTGAATCTGCTACCACCTATTGGTGACTATGTCaaagtatatatttggtttgcggtaacaccatatgtgtatctacttgcc
Coding sequences within it:
- the LOC139943949 gene encoding small ribosomal subunit protein uS7m-like; protein product: MALPMRVYRAVLNLSISEAKYGIWLPGFIQVRHSRYPATHVRPNVNRKAYEDDTLPFDISTPVKAAKCDSSSSSLLHDPLIKKFVNIMNKKGKKETVRKIMNETLEKIKIDQLQKYNKALEAEKSSVETNPRVIFYKAIENCKPLMGLAVVKKGGKNYQVPTPLTPSRQTFLAMKWLLHECHTKSLKVHMPDKLSLELLDAFNNQGQVIKRKHDLHKQCEANRAYAHFRWW